The following proteins come from a genomic window of Nocardiopsis sp. YSL2:
- a CDS encoding Na+/H+ antiporter subunit D, protein MGPLLTLLGDDVHYLVPLPVVLPLFAAGVKLALGIRWPRLQQWLSVGALAVVLAVGFLLMGAADLFGPQAVQIGGWEAPFGITLVADRLSALMVTVSAAITLAVLVYSIGQGMAGKAEVAPLSVYQPTYLILVAGVSNAFLAGDLFNLYVGFEILLTASYVLLTLGGTQSRMRAGAIYVVVSLVSSVLFLIALGLVYAATGTVNMAQLAERLPEISTELRLVLEVFLIMAFGIKAAVFPLAAWLPDSYPIAPAPVTAVFAGLLTKVGVYAIIRAQTLLFPGTQINTFLLWVAMATMIMGILGAVAQNDIKRLLSFTLVSHIGYMVFGVALGNELGLAGAVFYVAHHITVQTTLFLITGLIERRGGSTSLENLGGLARIAPMLAILFFVPAMNLGGIPPLSGFLGKVALLQAGAKAGTPMAYALMATAVATSLLTLYVIARVWNSAFWRTPAEGMVAEPGTILEYNEDSSDPSTAALGPGEAVGPSSRIGDASGPAVTTVVTSAVLPRSMVGATVALVAMGLSLTVFAGPLIAYSSEAATELMARTPYIEAVLGGSR, encoded by the coding sequence ATGGGACCTCTCCTGACACTCCTCGGCGACGACGTGCACTACCTCGTCCCGCTGCCGGTCGTGCTGCCGCTGTTCGCCGCCGGGGTGAAGCTGGCGCTGGGCATCCGCTGGCCCCGGCTGCAGCAGTGGCTGAGCGTCGGCGCGCTCGCGGTCGTGCTGGCCGTCGGCTTCCTGCTGATGGGGGCCGCCGACCTGTTCGGGCCGCAGGCGGTACAGATCGGCGGCTGGGAGGCTCCGTTCGGGATCACGCTGGTGGCCGACCGCCTGTCCGCGCTGATGGTCACCGTGTCCGCGGCGATCACACTCGCGGTGCTGGTGTACTCGATCGGCCAGGGCATGGCGGGCAAGGCCGAGGTGGCACCGCTGTCGGTGTACCAGCCGACCTACCTGATCCTGGTGGCGGGCGTCTCCAACGCCTTCCTGGCCGGTGACCTGTTCAACCTCTACGTGGGCTTCGAGATCCTGCTGACCGCCAGCTACGTGCTCCTGACGCTGGGCGGCACGCAGTCCCGGATGCGCGCGGGCGCCATCTACGTGGTGGTCTCCCTGGTGTCCTCGGTGCTGTTCCTGATCGCCCTGGGGCTGGTCTACGCGGCGACCGGCACGGTCAACATGGCGCAGCTGGCCGAGCGGCTGCCGGAGATCTCCACCGAGCTGCGGCTGGTGCTGGAGGTCTTCCTGATCATGGCGTTCGGCATCAAGGCGGCGGTGTTCCCGCTGGCGGCGTGGCTGCCCGACTCCTACCCGATCGCCCCGGCGCCGGTGACGGCGGTGTTCGCGGGCCTGCTCACCAAGGTGGGCGTGTACGCGATCATCCGCGCCCAGACCCTGCTGTTCCCGGGGACCCAGATCAACACGTTCCTGCTGTGGGTGGCCATGGCGACGATGATCATGGGCATCCTGGGCGCGGTCGCGCAGAACGACATCAAGCGGCTGCTGTCCTTCACGCTGGTCAGCCATATCGGCTACATGGTCTTCGGGGTCGCCCTGGGCAACGAGCTGGGGCTGGCGGGGGCGGTGTTCTACGTCGCCCACCACATCACCGTGCAGACCACGCTCTTCCTCATCACGGGTCTGATCGAGCGGCGGGGCGGGTCCACGTCCCTGGAGAACCTGGGCGGGCTCGCCCGGATCGCGCCGATGCTGGCCATCCTGTTCTTCGTTCCGGCGATGAACCTGGGGGGCATCCCGCCGCTCTCGGGGTTCCTGGGCAAGGTGGCCCTGCTCCAGGCCGGTGCGAAGGCGGGCACGCCGATGGCCTACGCGCTCATGGCCACGGCGGTCGCCACGAGTCTGCTCACCCTGTACGTCATCGCCCGGGTGTGGAACTCGGCGTTCTGGCGGACCCCCGCCGAGGGCATGGTCGCCGAGCCCGGCACCATCCTGGAGTACAACGAGGACTCCAGCGACCCGTCGACGGCGGCCCTGGGGCCCGGCGAGGCGGTCGGTCCGTCGTCGAGGATCGGCGACGCGTCCGGTCCGGCCGTCACCACGGTCGTGACCTCGGCGGTCCTGCCCCGGTCGATGGTGGGGGCGACGGTCGCTCTGGTGGCCATGGGCCTGAGCCTGACGGTGTTCGCCGGCCCTCTGATCGCCTACTCCTCGGAGGCCGCGACGGAGCTGATGGCCCGTACGCCCTACATCGAAGCGGTGCTCGGAGGTAGCCGATGA
- a CDS encoding Na+/H+ antiporter subunit E: MTRPPVTRPERVQALRRRLGKVQIPIALGMTVVWMLLFDGFRLREESLGLLVLGFGVSVLIMVVFPLPPISEGFRFRPWQFLRLLGYFLFHMVLSSLQVTWQTFTPGPVLSSVVAVRLRTDSELMLVCTSIALSVIPGSVVVEVGQPEHVLYVHHLGTHDEAGTERARRDTWRLEERIVRALGTRVDIAKMEAAETVGTESV, from the coding sequence ATGACCAGACCGCCCGTCACCCGGCCGGAGCGCGTGCAGGCCCTGCGCCGCAGGCTCGGCAAGGTGCAGATCCCCATCGCGCTCGGCATGACCGTCGTGTGGATGCTGCTGTTCGACGGCTTCCGGCTGCGGGAGGAGTCCCTGGGCCTGCTGGTCCTGGGGTTCGGCGTGTCGGTGCTGATCATGGTGGTGTTCCCGCTGCCGCCGATCTCCGAGGGCTTCCGCTTCCGCCCGTGGCAGTTCCTGCGGCTGCTCGGCTACTTCCTCTTCCATATGGTCCTGTCGAGCCTCCAGGTGACCTGGCAGACCTTCACGCCCGGCCCGGTGCTCAGCTCGGTGGTCGCGGTACGGCTGCGCACCGACTCCGAACTCATGCTGGTGTGCACGTCGATCGCCCTGTCGGTGATCCCCGGGAGTGTGGTGGTGGAGGTCGGCCAGCCCGAGCACGTGCTGTACGTCCACCACCTGGGCACGCACGACGAGGCGGGAACCGAGCGGGCGCGCCGGGACACGTGGCGGCTGGAGGAGAGGATCGTGCGGGCGCTGGGCACCCGTGTGGACATCGCCAAGATGGAGGCGGCCGAGACCGTCGGGACGGAGAGCGTGTGA
- a CDS encoding Na(+)/H(+) antiporter subunit C, with protein sequence MNDTPSLVLVLVTGVLVAVGVVLLLERSLTRVLLGFVVMSNGVNLMILAAGGAAGGPPLLWLTPEDRMTDPLPQAMILTAIVITLGITAFLLAMAYRSWQLEGNDEVQDDAEDLRIVQHEGRRTARRKVAGIRRQMRADIRAQRAELQANVAESGGHAVIEQARLKAEIASARAELARYEAEAEAGGGDARSEETMRRLTDRTESMSAQVQELRGRIRLARRQLREHRRADRSAERALWRDLRRRIRAERREARRTMRAERERQARAEDSDLQGND encoded by the coding sequence GTGAACGACACACCCAGCCTCGTCCTCGTCCTCGTCACCGGCGTCCTGGTGGCGGTGGGCGTCGTACTCCTGCTGGAGCGCAGTCTGACGCGCGTCCTGCTCGGCTTCGTCGTCATGAGCAACGGCGTCAACCTGATGATCCTGGCGGCGGGCGGCGCCGCGGGCGGTCCGCCGCTGCTCTGGCTCACGCCCGAGGACCGGATGACCGACCCGCTGCCGCAGGCGATGATCCTCACCGCCATCGTCATCACCCTCGGCATCACCGCGTTCCTGCTCGCGATGGCCTACCGGAGCTGGCAGCTGGAGGGCAACGACGAGGTCCAGGACGACGCGGAGGACCTGCGGATCGTCCAGCACGAGGGCCGCCGCACCGCCCGCCGCAAGGTCGCCGGCATCCGCAGGCAGATGCGCGCGGACATCCGCGCCCAACGGGCCGAGCTCCAGGCCAACGTCGCCGAGTCCGGCGGCCACGCCGTGATCGAGCAGGCCCGCCTCAAGGCCGAGATCGCCTCCGCGCGGGCCGAGCTGGCCCGGTACGAGGCCGAGGCCGAGGCGGGGGGCGGCGACGCGCGCTCCGAGGAGACCATGCGCCGGCTCACCGACCGGACCGAGAGCATGTCCGCCCAGGTCCAGGAACTGCGCGGCCGGATCCGGCTGGCGCGGCGCCAGTTGCGCGAGCACCGGCGGGCCGACCGCTCCGCCGAGCGCGCGCTGTGGCGGGACCTGCGCCGCCGGATCCGGGCCGAGCGGCGCGAGGCGCGCCGGACCATGCGTGCCGAGCGTGAGCGCCAGGCCCGCGCCGAGGACAGCGACCTGCAAGGGAACGACTGA
- a CDS encoding aldehyde dehydrogenase family protein: protein MTIYTPPGQPGSVIDFAPRYENWIGGEWVAPVKGRYFENPSPVNGRTFTEIARGGAEDIELALDAAHGAAPAWGRSSAGERALVLNRIADRIEENLERLAVAESWENGKPVRECLAADLPLAVDHFRYFAGAIRAQEGHNSQIDGDTVAYHFQEPLGVVAQIIPWNFPLLMATWKLAPALAAGNAVVLKPAEQTPTTILLLMELIADLLPPGVVNVVNGFGVEAGKPLAANSRVRKVAFTGETTTGRLIMQYASENLIPVTLELGGKSPNVFFADVAAARDDFYDKALEGFTMFALNQGEVCTCPSRALVQGSMYDTFMADALARVNAVKQGDPLDTDTMVGAQASNDQLEKILSYLDIGTREGAKVLAGGGRVDLGGDLSGGYYVAPTVFEGQNTMRVFQEEIFGPVVSVARFDDYDDALKIANDTLYGLGAGVWSRDGNTAYRAGRDIQAGRVWVNNYHAYPAHAAFGGYKQSGIGRENHKMMLDHYQQTKNLLVSYSDQALGFF, encoded by the coding sequence ATGACGATCTACACACCGCCCGGCCAGCCCGGCAGCGTCATCGACTTCGCGCCCCGCTACGAGAACTGGATCGGCGGCGAGTGGGTCGCTCCCGTCAAGGGCCGCTACTTCGAGAACCCGAGCCCCGTCAACGGCCGGACCTTCACCGAGATCGCCCGGGGCGGCGCGGAGGACATCGAACTCGCCCTCGACGCCGCGCACGGCGCCGCTCCCGCGTGGGGCCGCAGCTCCGCGGGCGAGCGCGCACTGGTCCTCAACCGGATCGCCGACCGGATCGAGGAGAACCTGGAGCGGCTGGCCGTCGCCGAGTCCTGGGAGAACGGCAAGCCCGTCCGGGAGTGCCTGGCCGCCGACCTGCCGCTGGCCGTGGACCACTTCCGCTACTTCGCCGGGGCCATCCGCGCCCAGGAGGGCCACAACTCCCAGATCGACGGCGACACGGTCGCCTACCACTTCCAGGAGCCCCTGGGCGTGGTCGCCCAGATCATCCCGTGGAACTTCCCCCTGCTCATGGCCACCTGGAAGCTGGCGCCCGCGCTGGCCGCCGGGAACGCCGTGGTGCTCAAACCCGCCGAGCAGACACCGACCACGATCCTGCTGCTCATGGAGCTCATCGCCGACCTCCTGCCGCCGGGTGTGGTCAACGTCGTCAACGGGTTCGGGGTGGAGGCGGGCAAGCCCCTGGCCGCGAACTCCCGCGTACGCAAGGTCGCCTTCACCGGCGAGACCACGACCGGGCGCCTCATCATGCAGTACGCCTCGGAGAACCTCATCCCGGTCACGCTGGAACTGGGCGGCAAGAGTCCGAACGTCTTCTTCGCCGACGTCGCCGCGGCCCGCGACGACTTCTACGACAAGGCGCTGGAGGGCTTCACCATGTTCGCCCTCAACCAGGGCGAGGTGTGCACCTGCCCGTCCCGCGCCCTGGTGCAGGGCTCGATGTACGACACCTTCATGGCCGATGCCCTGGCCCGGGTCAACGCGGTCAAGCAGGGCGACCCCCTGGACACCGACACCATGGTCGGGGCCCAGGCCAGCAACGACCAGCTGGAGAAGATCCTCTCCTACCTCGACATCGGGACACGGGAGGGCGCCAAGGTCCTGGCGGGCGGCGGCCGGGTCGACCTCGGCGGCGACCTGTCCGGCGGCTACTACGTGGCCCCGACGGTGTTCGAGGGCCAGAACACCATGCGCGTCTTCCAGGAGGAGATCTTCGGGCCGGTCGTGTCGGTCGCCCGCTTCGACGACTACGACGACGCCCTCAAGATCGCCAACGACACCCTCTACGGGCTGGGCGCGGGCGTGTGGTCCCGTGACGGCAACACCGCCTACCGCGCGGGCCGCGACATCCAGGCGGGCCGGGTGTGGGTGAACAACTACCACGCCTACCCGGCCCACGCGGCCTTCGGCGGGTACAAGCAGTCGGGCATCGGCCGCGAGAACCACAAGATGATGCTCGACCACTACCAGCAGACGAAGAACCTCCTGGTCAGCTACTCCGACCAGGCGCTCGGGTTCTTCTGA
- a CDS encoding DUF779 domain-containing protein → MDTGTERVAVTGAAAALLRELWEEHGPLMFHQSGGCCDGSSPMCYPAGEFRTGGSDVRLGELDAGTPDPVPVWMSRPQFELWSHTHLTIDVVPGRGAGFSLEAPTGQRFLIRSRLMTDEEAEGLE, encoded by the coding sequence ATGGACACCGGAACGGAGCGGGTCGCCGTCACGGGGGCGGCGGCCGCCCTGCTCCGGGAGCTGTGGGAGGAGCACGGGCCGCTCATGTTCCACCAGTCCGGCGGGTGCTGCGACGGCAGCTCACCGATGTGCTATCCGGCGGGTGAGTTCCGTACGGGCGGCTCCGACGTCAGGCTGGGGGAGCTGGACGCGGGGACGCCGGATCCGGTCCCGGTGTGGATGTCGCGCCCGCAGTTCGAACTGTGGAGCCACACCCACCTGACCATCGACGTGGTCCCGGGCCGGGGAGCGGGGTTCTCGCTGGAGGCACCGACCGGACAGAGGTTCCTGATCCGCTCCAGGCTCATGACCGACGAGGAGGCGGAGGGCCTGGAGTAG
- the mnhG gene encoding monovalent cation/H(+) antiporter subunit G produces MSDALVAVLDWIAVLCLLAGAMLSFVASVGLLRFPDLLSRMHTAAKPQVLGLLLVLVGIGLRLAPVETGIFTVGMLVVVGLFQVITVPVAAHIAARVGYRTGRIDEDLLVTDELFERLQRLERESRADAADPGRPSEE; encoded by the coding sequence GTGAGCGACGCACTGGTGGCGGTCCTGGACTGGATCGCCGTGCTCTGTCTGCTGGCGGGCGCGATGCTGTCCTTCGTCGCGAGCGTGGGCCTGCTCCGGTTCCCCGACCTGCTCTCGCGCATGCACACCGCGGCCAAGCCGCAGGTGCTCGGCCTGCTGCTGGTCCTGGTGGGGATCGGGCTGCGGCTGGCACCGGTGGAGACCGGCATCTTCACGGTGGGCATGCTGGTCGTGGTGGGCCTGTTCCAGGTCATCACGGTCCCGGTGGCCGCGCACATCGCCGCCCGGGTCGGGTACCGCACCGGCCGGATCGACGAGGACCTGCTGGTCACCGACGAGCTGTTCGAACGGCTCCAACGGCTCGAACGCGAGTCGCGCGCCGACGCGGCGGATCCCGGGCGCCCGTCCGAGGAGTGA
- a CDS encoding monovalent cation/H+ antiporter complex subunit F, giving the protein MNALWIAIAVLLGAAALLSMARMLMGPSILDRALSLDVLVASALTGIGAYAALNRDPTVLPVLLVLSLVGFVGSISVSKFVARRHEDALRERNETVPAPHAEGGGAA; this is encoded by the coding sequence GTGAACGCACTGTGGATCGCCATCGCGGTCCTGCTCGGCGCGGCCGCGCTGCTGAGCATGGCCCGCATGCTGATGGGTCCGAGCATCCTGGACCGGGCGCTGTCGCTGGACGTCCTGGTGGCGTCGGCGCTGACGGGCATCGGCGCGTACGCGGCGCTGAACCGCGACCCGACGGTCCTGCCGGTCCTGCTGGTGCTGTCCCTGGTCGGGTTCGTGGGGTCGATCAGCGTGTCGAAGTTCGTGGCCCGGCGCCATGAGGACGCCCTGCGCGAGCGGAATGAGACCGTTCCGGCCCCGCACGCGGAAGGAGGGGGAGCGGCGTGA